A genomic region of Arvicola amphibius chromosome 7, mArvAmp1.2, whole genome shotgun sequence contains the following coding sequences:
- the LOC119819339 gene encoding notch-regulated ankyrin repeat-containing protein — MSQAELSTCSAPQTQRIFQEAVRKGNTQELQSLLQNMTNCEFNVNSFGPEGQTALHQSVIDGNLELVKLLVKFGADIRLANRDGWSALHIAAFGGHQDIVLYLITKAKYAASGR, encoded by the coding sequence ATGAGCCAAGCCGAGCTGTCCACCTGCTCGGCGCCGCAGACGCAGCGCATCTTCCAGGAAGCGGTGCGCAAGGGCAACACGCAGGAGCTGCAGTCTCTGCTGCAGAACATGACTAACTGTGAGTTCAACGTGAACTCGTTCGGGCCGGAGGGCCAGACAGCGCTACACCAGTCAGTCATAGATGGCAACCTGGAGCTGGTGAAGCTGTTGGTCAAGTTCGGCGCGGACATCCGCCTAGCCAACCGTGACGGCTGGAGCGCGCTGCACATCGCCGCTTTCGGGGGCCACCAGGACATCGTGCTCTATCTCATCACCAAGGCCAAGTACGCGGCCAGCGGCCGGTGA